The nucleotide window TCTTGTAGACCACGAGCACGTCGCCACGGCCGAGGGCGGCGAGGCAGCGGGCCAACTCTTCGCGGCCACGCCTGGATGCTCCGCTAGCCTTTTCTTGATAGATCGCGGTACAGCCCGCCTTGCGCAAGGCGTCCAACTGCATGGCGGTGTCTTGTTCCTGGGTGCTGACGCGCGCGTATCCGATCAACATGGGGTTTCCTCCTGGGGAAAATATGGCGCGAAGGCGGCGCGGATGATCGGCGGAATTGACCAGGTCGGGTATTAGGCGCACGTCAGGGGACGAGGGTAGGCGCAGGAGCGCTTCGCGCTGGGGCGGTGGACTCCTCACAGCGTGCGTGCGCATTTGCCGCAGAGCCGTCAATTCGTCAAGGGCAAGGGCGCTGCGCGCCGCCGTACTCACCCGGTCCCTTCGCTTCGCTTCGGGCTGCGGCTTCCGTGCGGCCCCTTGACCAATTGCCGTCCCTGCTGCCGAGTGTTCCTCACGGACATGGCCACCCCGCGACGCGCGGGCCGTCCATGTCCTAAGAGGAGCTGCCGCCATGATCGCCGCCAACTATCGCAAGCACCCCGAGGCCCTCGCGCTGCAGTTGCCCCTGCCCTTCGGTATTGGTTTGCGCTGGGCGCTGCCACGGCCGACGACGCGGGTTCTTCGGGCGATCCGGGTGGCGCGCGCAAAGGCGTTTACAGCGATCGGGCGCGTGCGGTACGTGGAGCCGGCGAAGGCGCCGGCGTGGTGGACTGCGGCTCAGGCAGCGCGGCGGGTTTTCGCGGCCGGCGTGCGCGCGGCCTGCATGGCGCTTTTCACGTGACCACCTGCCGAGCCGGCACACTGCGGCCGCTTTCGGGCTTTGCGGCTTTGCGGCCGAACGACGATGCGAACGCCACAGCCGCGACGACAAAAGACACGATGGCCAGGAACAGCAGCACTTGCAGCGTCCAGCGAAAGCCGGCTTTCACCACAGGCCGCGCCGGCCTTGATGGCGGTTTTGATGCTGGGCGGGCGGCTGGCGCCGCTTGAGCGCGGGGAGGTTGTGCCGCGAAGTATTTCGCGGTTTTTGCGTCGTAGCGCATGCCCTGCTTTTTGGCGTAGTCCTCGCGGTAGTAGTCACGATCGTGCATGCCCATGGCGCCCTCCTGCGCGCGATTCTAGGGCGCTTGATCTACAGGGCTGGCGCGGACATTGCCGGCAAATACAGCGGGCCAGCTGGCCTTGATTCAGCAAGCGGATTCACGACACCGCCATACGTGGAAACTGAAGGCGCCGCGCTGGGTTCTGGCGGCGCTGGCCTGGATGGAGCCGAGCGCGCTGCGGGAGGCGGTGCGCGATACGGGTCGAACGGCCGCGACTGCATCCAGGCGGCGCAGGCATCGTGGCCGACTTCGGGCAGGCGTGCGCCGTCCTGCGCGAAGCAGGTGCACTGCCCGCGCATGCACAGCGCGCCGGCAATGCTGGGCATTTGGACCACGCGGCGCAACTCGTCGTAGGCGGGCGCGGTCCAGGGACGGCCCGACAGGCGCGGGATGAAATCGACGCGCTCGTCTGGTGGGCCGGTAACGATGGGGTCAGGCGCTTTCGTCTGGCCGCCCTCCCCCTTAGCCAGGACGGCGGGCGTGGTGGCCGCTGGCGCGGGCGCCAGGGCCGGCGCTTCGGCCTTGGTGGTCTTGCGCCAGAGCAGGGAGCCGACGACGATGAGAGCAACAAGCACGGCGCCGAGGATGTAGAGCATCAGCGGCACTTTGCGCACTGGCTTGGTGTGCAAGCTGGCGCTTTTGTAGAGGTCGAACACGCGGCGCGGGAGCTTGTACCGGCGTTTGTTCTGGCACTTGGCCCAGGCAAGCGCCTCATTGCACTCAGGCCACTCATACCACCATCGACCCATCCAACCCGTGTCCCGGATATGCACGTGGCGCCCGACGAGCGAGCGCACGTTACTATCGAGTAGGCGGGGGTTTTGCGTGATCAGGATGAAGTCCAACCCGCGATGACGGTGAGTTTCCAGCGCCGCCACACTTTCCGGCACCTTGCCGCCCGGCCCACGTGGGCGCCATTTGCGCTGCACCTCGTCCACGACGACGACGGCTCCGTCAGGCACTTCCTTGGGCCAATCGAGCACGTCGACGGCGACGTGTTCGAGCTCGAGGCCGTTCAGGCCGTCCACATACAAGGGTCGGTCGGCATATTCGCGTAACAGGAGGTCGACGGCGCCGGCCGTTTTGCCGGAGCCAGGGACGCCGGTTATCAGCGTGAGCATGTCAGTTGATCAGCGCGATGCGCTTCACAAATACCAGCGTTGTGCGAGCGATGACAGCGCCGCAGATGATCCCGAGAAACTCAGGCACGCCGGCGAGAGCCAAGAAGTTCAACACCTGAAGGGGCATGGTGTTGTACGCATCCTTTGCCGCGCCGATGGCGTTTTTGATAGCGAGGATGACGGCGGCATATGTGACGATGCCCAGGCCAATCGACACCATCGCGCGAATGATGGCGTATGTAATGAGCCATTGAAGTATCTTGGTCATGCTTCGTTTCTGGCGCCCAGGACAATAAAGGCCGCGCCGAGCCAAGCGAAGGCGAGCAGGAGCGGTTTAATCAAGCTCAACGAATCGCAGAAGCCCTGCCAGGAGAACGACAGGGTATGCCCGCCGACTGTGACAGTAAAAGGAGGCGGACAGACACCACTACCGAAAAAACCCGCTTCGGGTACGAGGTCGAACTCGTATTCTTTTTCCGGCAACTTGGCAGGGTCAGGCGGTTCCAGCTTTTGGCAGGCGACGATATCGGGATGCTTTTCGCAAAGGTCTTGCGTTTCGTCGCGTGGCTTGTCGTTTCCGCCGCCTGAACCGTCATCGTCCGTTATGGGATTATCGACGGGCGTTTTCGTTTCCTGCGGGCGATTTACCGGCAGCATTTCCAGCCGGAAAGGCGTGTCATCCGTGGGGGCGTGAATGATCTTGACGCCAGGAGTAATCCAGGGAAGGTTTTTCCCCTCTTGCGGTTGATTCGGGTCGTAATCGGGGTTTGCAACCGGGTTGCCGCTTGGGACGAACAAGGGCAAAGAAACGGGGTATTCCGTCTTTGATGGGTTGACCCAAGGCGAAGGGATATCTACCGGTAAATACGTGTCAGGTGGAAGCTCGAACGGAACCGTATTTGGCATGGTTTTCGGCTCAAGAATGTCCGCGAATTCTTCGGGCGTTTCAATCTTGCGGCCCTGCTGAGTCTCAGGAGATAAGCACCCTTGGGGCGTCTTCACCCAGCCAGCCGGGCAATCTGACGCCTCCTTAGCAACCTCTCTGTAAAACCACTGGCTATTCGGGCCATTGTTGTAAAAGTCATATTCGACACGCTTCCCGGCTATTCTGCACTTAGAAGCATTAAATTCTCCGACGCAAACATTATAAAGACCTTGCAATGCCTGCTGTTCAGTATCATATTTAATAGCATTAAGCCCACAGTTGCTAGGGTTGCGAATCGTAGTGCGATCATGGCAATACACCCAACCCTCTGATATTTGACCTGGAATCGTCTCGGAAACGGTCCAAATTTTCTCCACTTCATCCCAAATCAATTTGCCAAGACCCAACCATTGAGAAATCCCCAATGCTGTACGACTGACAGGATGGGTATAAATAGCGATTGCCGCCGCTCTAAATGCAGCCGGCCCGAGCTTATAGCCGACGTTCAGCGCGACGTCCCGACCGCCGACAGGCACGGTCAACGCATTAGGCGAGTAAATCACCCGGCCGGTAATGGAGTCCAAAACGACTTTAGCGTTATATTCGCCCCGGCTCATTTCCCTACCGCCAGCGTTACCGCGCCAGCCGCGCGGGTCTTTGGGAAAGTGATAGGCCGCATCCGCGATGCAGGGGGCCAGCGCGAGAGCGCACAGAATCAGCGCGCGCATATGAGCCAGGTTGCGCCCAGGATGGCGACGACGTAGATAACCGCATCAGGCGTCATGGTTCTGGCCTCGCCAACAGGAGCGACTTAATCATGTAGACCGCGATCCATCCGCCCGCGACTGCCCAGGCGATGGGCAGCGCGTCGGAGGCGGTCAGGAGGTTGCAGGGCATTGGCTCCTGCAAGGACTGCACGACGAGCGATGCGCCGCCGCCAACGGGGGTCAGCGCATACTCGATGCCGTTTTCAGCCACTGCCGAGACCGAGGCGACGTAGGCCCCGCCGCCGTGCTGGACGATGGCGCCAGCTTGCGCAGAGGCGGCAGCCTGCAATGCTGCCGTCTTGGTGCCGTAGCACGCGGGGCCTACTTGCCACATTCCCGGCCCCTGGCTTACTTGCCGCGCCAGAGCAGCTTGATCGCCCACATGGCGAACAAGCCGAGCACTACGGCCACGGCGATTTGCTCGCCTGCCGACATTGCCTCGTTGACCTTGGTCAGAATCTGCGCACCAGCGTTGCCGCCAGCGCCGCCGCCCTCTTGCGCCAGCGCCACGCCAGAGCCGATCAGCGCAAGGGCGCCAGTGCCCACGCGGGCGCCGTACTTGCGCACGGTGTTGAAGGTTTGAGCCATGTTTTCCCCTTTCATGGGAGGTTGGTTGTTTGGTGCAACGCGCACCCGTCAGCACTCGCGCGAAGCGCTGACAGTTGCAGGCTGGTGCCCTACCCTTCGCCCCGCCAATAAGCAGCCTGCCGGTCGAAGTGCTCGTCTTCCGCGCGGCGATAGTTCGCTAATGCGTCTTCATAAGCAGACTGCGCCGCCGCCGCTTCCGCCGCGTCGCGCTGAGCACGCTGCCGCAACGCGGCTTTCATGTCTGCGGAACTGGTCTCGGGAAGTTCGCGCTGCGAGAACTGAGACAAACCACCAGACCCACCGCCTGAGCCGCCGCCGTTATTGGCAAACCACCATCGACGCTGTGATTCGCTTACAAAACTCATTAACGATTTCCCCTTTCTCAGAAGTCAATCCGGTGGAGTTGCTGGAGGTCTACGACCTGCGCGCGGTGCCAGCCTTCCACGTGGTCCTCAATCAGTTGCGCGCAGGTTTCGAGGTCATCCACCGGCACTGCTTCGCGGAGCAAAATGACCCATTCGGGCTGGCCGTCCTCGTAGCTGGGCGACAGGAATGCGCCCGTGGTGGCCGACTGGATGACGTAGGGCATCAGCCGGCCTTTGCAGCCTGGGCAGGCGCGGCAGGCGCCTGGGCGCGGGCGATGGGGCGGATTTCAACGAGCACCATCTTGGTGCCGTCCTGGGCGGCTGCGGCCATCTCGAATGTCGCGGTGGCCTTGATGGGCAGCGCTTCGCCCAGGTGCGACCACTTGTCGAACTCTTTGGCGTCCTGGATCTTGAACGGGCGAGTGGCGCGGCCGATGGAGCGGCCAGCGCTGTTTTCCGCAAGGTCGACTTCACAGTGAAACGTGGTGCTGCTGAAGTCGCGGCCTTCAATGGTCCCTTGGGATTCCTTGACGCCGTGGACGATGACTTCGGATTGAAAACGCATGGTGATGGTCTTTCTTGGCCGGTGATTGAGGGCTATGCGGTGGCGTGGCCGGCGCCTGCGCCCTTGGTGGTGCGACGGTGCGCAGACGCGTAGGCGCGCGCAACTTCCGTGCGGGTGAACCGGCGCAGTCGGCCGGGTGTTTGCTGGTGTTCGACGAGCGAGAGAAAGGCGCTTTCGCCCAGGTGTTCGAATGCGAGCGCGAGGCTTGGAGCGGCGACGTCGCGCAGCCACCGGACGTTGCGCGTGACTTCGGCTTCGATGGTTTCAGCGGGCAGGCGGCGCGCAGTGGGGATACGCTCAGGCGTGGCGGTGGCTTCGGCTTCGCGCAGGAGTGCGGCATGCCAGTCGCTGGCGCCGCCGAAGAAGTCGGCGGGACGGCGCAGGATGTCGCTGGGCAGGTGGCGCAGCTTGTTGCCGTAGCGAAGTTCAGCGCGCATCCAGTCGGTTGCGTCTTTTTCGCCGAAGAGCTGGGCGCCTTTTTCGTAGATGTTGGTTTGCTTGCCGGCTTCCTTGCTGCCAACGTAGAAGCTGCGGCCCTTGCGACCGCCTTCGCTCCAGTCGCCGACCATGTTGCACTTCAGGCGCTTGCCGCCCGAGTCCATCAGGCCGGTTTCGTAGTCGGAGACGATGCGGGCCATGCCACCGGCGAGGCCGTCGAAGAAGTCCAGGGCCAGGTCACAACGGGTGATGTTGCCGGCCATCTCGT belongs to Melaminivora suipulveris and includes:
- a CDS encoding zonular occludens toxin family protein — encoded protein: MLTLITGVPGSGKTAGAVDLLLREYADRPLYVDGLNGLELEHVAVDVLDWPKEVPDGAVVVVDEVQRKWRPRGPGGKVPESVAALETHRHRGLDFILITQNPRLLDSNVRSLVGRHVHIRDTGWMGRWWYEWPECNEALAWAKCQNKRRYKLPRRVFDLYKSASLHTKPVRKVPLMLYILGAVLVALIVVGSLLWRKTTKAEAPALAPAPAATTPAVLAKGEGGQTKAPDPIVTGPPDERVDFIPRLSGRPWTAPAYDELRRVVQMPSIAGALCMRGQCTCFAQDGARLPEVGHDACAAWMQSRPFDPYRAPPPAARSAPSRPAPPEPSAAPSVSTYGGVVNPLAESRPAGPLYLPAMSAPAL
- a CDS encoding DUF2523 domain-containing protein, translated to MTKILQWLITYAIIRAMVSIGLGIVTYAAVILAIKNAIGAAKDAYNTMPLQVLNFLALAGVPEFLGIICGAVIARTTLVFVKRIALIN
- a CDS encoding virulence factor TspB C-terminal domain-related protein; protein product: MRALILCALALAPCIADAAYHFPKDPRGWRGNAGGREMSRGEYNAKVVLDSITGRVIYSPNALTVPVGGRDVALNVGYKLGPAAFRAAAIAIYTHPVSRTALGISQWLGLGKLIWDEVEKIWTVSETIPGQISEGWVYCHDRTTIRNPSNCGLNAIKYDTEQQALQGLYNVCVGEFNASKCRIAGKRVEYDFYNNGPNSQWFYREVAKEASDCPAGWVKTPQGCLSPETQQGRKIETPEEFADILEPKTMPNTVPFELPPDTYLPVDIPSPWVNPSKTEYPVSLPLFVPSGNPVANPDYDPNQPQEGKNLPWITPGVKIIHAPTDDTPFRLEMLPVNRPQETKTPVDNPITDDDGSGGGNDKPRDETQDLCEKHPDIVACQKLEPPDPAKLPEKEYEFDLVPEAGFFGSGVCPPPFTVTVGGHTLSFSWQGFCDSLSLIKPLLLAFAWLGAAFIVLGARNEA
- a CDS encoding replication initiation factor domain-containing protein, whose translation is MTRPARSVLKKHSQTCALVLDGNEVKARLLAERTNTNTMVHVDWLRFTCLLRNAPTLDVETLFPSPLQYSDEQHAADRHARLIKLLGTLPDAEFAPSAQAMELAQRVCETLGEEFTVAAEVRKGHDFYRHRWSIERNGQEVGWVGYLASGDSPRQQAQAKTMHVNLYGTACTFARSGWREDLATLVDEMAGNITRCDLALDFFDGLAGGMARIVSDYETGLMDSGGKRLKCNMVGDWSEGGRKGRSFYVGSKEAGKQTNIYEKGAQLFGEKDATDWMRAELRYGNKLRHLPSDILRRPADFFGGASDWHAALLREAEATATPERIPTARRLPAETIEAEVTRNVRWLRDVAAPSLALAFEHLGESAFLSLVEHQQTPGRLRRFTRTEVARAYASAHRRTTKGAGAGHATA